In the genome of Deinococcus aerophilus, one region contains:
- a CDS encoding IS5 family transposase (programmed frameshift) codes for MMRLNDDQWAVLTPLLPRPVKRTKRGRPRRPDREVLDGILWVLRTGAQWDALPKGEYPSKTTCHARFQEWNEQGVFPAILAALYEMIEELQLLDLREAFIDGTFSAAKKGAQMFGPTKKGKGTKIMIMVDANGVPLAVHTCSTRPAEVKLVHATLDDSFGMDFPKCLIGDKAYDSDGLDAELAALGISMIAPNRRNRRKTQDGRPLRRYKRRWKVERTIAWLQSFRRVRTRDEIKSQNFLGMVLLACIVILLRLISG; via the exons GTGATGCGGCTGAACGACGATCAGTGGGCCGTCCTGACACCTCTTCTTCCTCGACCCGTCAAGCGGACCAAACGAGGACGGCCTCGCCGTCCAGATCGTGAGGTTCTGGACGGCATCCTCTGGGTCTTGCGGACCGGGGCACAATGGGATGCTCTTCCCAAAGGTGAGTACCCTTCCAAGACCACGTGTCATGCCCGCTTTCAGGAGTGGAACGAACAGGGCGTGTTTCCAGCCATCCTGGCCGCGCTGTACGAGATGATCGAGGAGCTGCAGCTCCTCGATCTCCGAGAAGCATTTATCGACGGCACGTTCAGTGCCGCAAAAAAAGGGGCGCAGATGT TCGGTCCCACCAAGAAGGGAAAGGGCACCAAGATCATGATCATGGTGGACGCGAATGGCGTGCCACTCGCGGTGCATACTTGCAGTACCCGTCCCGCCGAAGTGAAGCTGGTCCACGCCACTCTCGATGATTCCTTTGGGATGGATTTTCCGAAGTGCTTGATTGGAGATAAAGCGTATGACAGCGATGGCTTGGACGCCGAACTGGCGGCACTTGGGATTTCGATGATCGCGCCCAATCGCCGGAATCGACGAAAAACCCAGGATGGCAGGCCACTGCGCCGCTATAAGCGGCGCTGGAAGGTGGAGCGGACGATCGCATGGCTCCAGAGCTTCCGTCGTGTCCGTACCCGCGACGAGATCAAGTCACAGAACTTCCTGGGGATGGTTCTGCTGGCCTGCATTGTCATCCTGCTTCGCCTAATTTCCGGATGA